The following are encoded together in the Vigna unguiculata cultivar IT97K-499-35 chromosome 2, ASM411807v1, whole genome shotgun sequence genome:
- the LOC114172705 gene encoding hydroxyproline O-galactosyltransferase HPGT1-like isoform X2, with translation MRSRGSQNRLSGNSFGSRVSALMLAMISTMATIYVAARLFQEAESRAYLVEELEKRTGQGQSAVSLDDTLKVIACREQSKKLSVLETELAAARQEGFVPKRLLGNNEKHPTKKVLLVVGVMTTFGRRKNRDAIRKAWMPAGIARRELVDKKGIIVRFVIGRSANGGDSLDKEIEAEISHTNDFVILGNQVEAPEEKAKKIKSFFIHAVGKWDAEFYAKVNDDVYVNLDSLGVVLASHLDKPRVYIGCMKSGKVFSERTHKWHEPDWWKFGDGKSFMLRTYVHDDVSIGSWFIGLDVQHIDETKLCCSSWSPGAICVAV, from the exons ATGCGTAGCCGGGGATCGCAGAACCGGCTTTCTGGTAATTCTTTTGGATCACGTGTTTCTGCGCTCATGCTAGCCATGATTTCTACCATGGCTACCATTTACGTTGCCGCCAG GCTATTTCAGGAGGCGGAAAGTAGGGCTTATTTAGTCGAAGAGCTTGAAAAAAGAACTGGTCAG GGTCAATCTGCCGTTTCTCTTGATGATACACTGAAAGTTATAGCCTGCAG GGAACAAAGTAAGAAGTTGTCTGTCCTTGAGACGGAACTAGCTGCGGCTAGACAGGAAGGTTTTGTTCCAAAGCGCTTGCTAGGAAATAATGAAAAACATCCTACAAAGAAAGTACTTTTAGTAGTTGGAGTGATGACAACCTTTGGCCGGAGGAAAAACCGAGATGCAATCCGTAAGGCTTGGATGCCAGCAG GTATAGCTAGGAGAGAACTGGTTGATAAGAAAGGAATCATTGTGCGATTTGTAATAGGAAGAAG TGCAAACGGTGGAGACAGTTTGGACAAAGAAATTGAAGCAGAAATCAGTCACACCAATGATTTCGTCATTCTT GGTAATCAAGTGGAGGCCCCTGAAGAAAAAgcaaaaaagataaaatcattCTTCATTCATGCAGTAGGCAAATGGGATGCTGAATTTTATGCTAAGGTCAATGATGATGTCTATGTTAATCTCG ATTCCCTTGGAGTAGTGCTAGCTTCTCATTTGGACAAGCCCCGTGTGTATATTGGTTGCATGAAATCAGGCAAAGTTTTCTCTGAGCG GACACATAAATGGCATGAGCCAGACTGGTGGAAATTTGGTGATGGAAAATC TTTTATGCTCCGTACATATGTACACGATGATGTAAGCATTGGATCTTGGTTTATTGGGCTTGATGTACAGCACATTGATGAAACAAAACTTTGCTGCTCCTCCTGGTCCCCTG GGGCAATTTGTGTGGCAGTATGA
- the LOC114172705 gene encoding hydroxyproline O-galactosyltransferase HPGT1-like isoform X1 — MRSRGSQNRLSGNSFGSRVSALMLAMISTMATIYVAARLFQEAESRAYLVEELEKRTGQGQSAVSLDDTLKVIACREQSKKLSVLETELAAARQEGFVPKRLLGNNEKHPTKKVLLVVGVMTTFGRRKNRDAIRKAWMPAGIARRELVDKKGIIVRFVIGRSANGGDSLDKEIEAEISHTNDFVILGNQVEAPEEKAKKIKSFFIHAVGKWDAEFYAKVNDDVYVNLDSLGVVLASHLDKPRVYIGCMKSGKVFSERTHKWHEPDWWKFGDGKSYFRHASGEVYVISKSLAQFISINSFMLRTYVHDDVSIGSWFIGLDVQHIDETKLCCSSWSPGAICVAV; from the exons ATGCGTAGCCGGGGATCGCAGAACCGGCTTTCTGGTAATTCTTTTGGATCACGTGTTTCTGCGCTCATGCTAGCCATGATTTCTACCATGGCTACCATTTACGTTGCCGCCAG GCTATTTCAGGAGGCGGAAAGTAGGGCTTATTTAGTCGAAGAGCTTGAAAAAAGAACTGGTCAG GGTCAATCTGCCGTTTCTCTTGATGATACACTGAAAGTTATAGCCTGCAG GGAACAAAGTAAGAAGTTGTCTGTCCTTGAGACGGAACTAGCTGCGGCTAGACAGGAAGGTTTTGTTCCAAAGCGCTTGCTAGGAAATAATGAAAAACATCCTACAAAGAAAGTACTTTTAGTAGTTGGAGTGATGACAACCTTTGGCCGGAGGAAAAACCGAGATGCAATCCGTAAGGCTTGGATGCCAGCAG GTATAGCTAGGAGAGAACTGGTTGATAAGAAAGGAATCATTGTGCGATTTGTAATAGGAAGAAG TGCAAACGGTGGAGACAGTTTGGACAAAGAAATTGAAGCAGAAATCAGTCACACCAATGATTTCGTCATTCTT GGTAATCAAGTGGAGGCCCCTGAAGAAAAAgcaaaaaagataaaatcattCTTCATTCATGCAGTAGGCAAATGGGATGCTGAATTTTATGCTAAGGTCAATGATGATGTCTATGTTAATCTCG ATTCCCTTGGAGTAGTGCTAGCTTCTCATTTGGACAAGCCCCGTGTGTATATTGGTTGCATGAAATCAGGCAAAGTTTTCTCTGAGCG GACACATAAATGGCATGAGCCAGACTGGTGGAAATTTGGTGATGGAAAATC ATACTTTAGACATGCTTCAGGTGAGGTCTATGTCATTTCAAAATCATTGGCTCAGTTTATTTCAATAAACAG TTTTATGCTCCGTACATATGTACACGATGATGTAAGCATTGGATCTTGGTTTATTGGGCTTGATGTACAGCACATTGATGAAACAAAACTTTGCTGCTCCTCCTGGTCCCCTG GGGCAATTTGTGTGGCAGTATGA
- the LOC114174722 gene encoding putative glucose-6-phosphate 1-epimerase, with product MNASAPTSGAGKRPPPYPHKADKNPLQSSVELVKDKNGISQLILRNNDASATVSLLGAQVISWKTKRTGELLFLSKKAIFNPPTAVRGGIPICFPEFKNNETREDHGFVRNRIWVIEENPPHLSGDFSAKVYVDLFLKPSKEDAKIWPHSFEFRLRISLTALGILSLTSRIRNVDCKNFSFRIVYHTYLSVSDICEVRIEGLETQYYLDNLLQKQRFTEQGASLTFESEVDRVYTDSNNVLAVRDHYKKRTVIIRKDGLPDTVVWNPWDKKSKFIADLGDKEYQEMLCVDGAALENPITLKPGEEWKGDLELSILLIS from the exons ATGAATGCTTCAGCTCCTACTTCTGGAGCAGGTAAAAGACCACCACCATATCCACACAAAGCTGATAAGAATCCTCTTCAATCTTCAGTTGAACTCGTCAAAGACAAGAATGGAATATCCCAACTCATTCTCCGAAATAATGATGCTTCTGCAACTGTTAGTTTATTAGGAGCTCAAGTGATTTCTTGGAAAACAAAACGAACTGGAGAGTTACTCTTCTTAAGCAAGAAA gcCATCTTTAATCCTCCCACAGCTGTGAGAGGAGGAATTCCAATCTGTTTTCCAGAG TTCAAAAACAATGAAACACGGGAGGATCATGGATTTGTCAGAAACAGGATCTGGGttatcgaagaaaatcctccacACCTTTCAGGTGATTTCAGTGCAAAAGTGTACGTTGATTTGTTCTTAAAACCATCTAAAGAAGATGCAAAAATATGGCCACATAG CTTCGAGTTTCGCCTAAGGATTTCTTTGACAGCACTGGGCATCCTGAGTTTGACATCACGCATCAGAAATGTAGATTGCAAGAATTTCAGTTTCCGCATCGTCTATCATACATATTTGTCAGTGTCAGATATTTG TGAGGTGAGGATAGAAGGGTTGGAAACGCAATACTATCTCGATAACCTATTGCAGAAACAACGATTTACAGAACAAGGAGCTTCTTTGACATTTGAATCAGAA GTTGACAGGGTTTATACCGATTCTAACAATGTGTTAGCTGTTCGGGATCATTACAAGAAGAGAACAGTTATAATAAGAAAGGATGGACTTCCTGATACGG TTGTTTGGAATCCTTGGGACAAAAAGTCGAAGTTCATAGCAGATTTAGGAGATAAAGAGTATCAGGAAATGCTCTGTGTTGATGGTGCAGCACTTGAAAACCCAATCACCCTGAAGCCGGGTGAAGAATGGAAAGGCGACTTAGAACTCTCAATTCTTCTAATATCTtga
- the LOC114171626 gene encoding probable inactive receptor kinase At4g23740 → MQSIFCLVSLLSLFSLCLSRPNAELTEDKQALLHLVEKLAPSRPLNWNATSSPCTSWTGVTCNSDHSRVIAIHLPGFGFHGTIPPNTLSRVTFLQTLSLRSNSITGPLPSDFSNLSNLSFLYLQFNNFSGPLPDFSTWRNLSVLDLSNNCFTGTVPLSLSRLTHLTSINLANNSLSGQIPLSLHRFPDSAFVGNNNVSLQTVSHSKSAKHRETALFWVVVAAASVALAMFLVFIFVCWSRKKKGDSFARKLLKGDMSPEKVVSRDLDANNKIFFFEGCSYAFDLEDLLRASAEVLGKGTFGAAYKAALEDATTVVVKRLKEVAAGKKDFEQHMEIVGNLKHENVVQLKGYYYSKDEKLMVYDYYTQGSLSTLLHGKRGEDRVPLDWESRMKIALGAARGLTRIHCENGGKLVHGNIRSSNIFVNTKQYGCISDLGLATIMSSVAIPISRAAGYRAPEITDTRKATQPGDVYSFGVVLLEILTGKSPVYTTGGDEIVHLVRWVHSVVREEWTAEVFDLELIRYPNIEEEMVEMLQIAMSCVGRVPEQRPRMSEVVKMIENVRQIDVAVNQQPSSENQAKCATQTPLTT, encoded by the exons ATGCAAAGCATTTTCTGTTTGGTGTCTCTGCTTTCTCTGTTTTCCCTCTGTCTCTCCCGACCCAATGCAGAACTCACAGAGGACAAGCAAGCACTGCTTCATTTGGTGGAAAAGTTGGCTCCTTCACGACCCCTCAATTGGAACGCAACCTCTTCTCCTTGTACCTCTTGGACCGGTGTAACCTGCAACTCCGACCACTCACGAGTTATAGCCATTCATTTACCAGGCTTCGGCTTTCACGGAACCATTCCTCCCAATACGTTAAGCCGTGTCACGTTCTTGCAGACACTCAGTCTCAGATCTAACTCCATAACTGGTCCTCTTCCCTCTGATTTCTCCAACCTCTCCAACCTTTCCTTTCTCTACCTTCAGTTCAACAATTTCTCTGGTCCCTTACCTGACTTTTCTACCTGGAGGAACCTCTCTGTTCTCGACCTCTCCAATAACTGTTTCACCGGCACCGTTCCTCTCTCCCTCTCCCGTTTGACTCACCTAACTTCCATCAACCTCGCCAACAACTCGCTTTCTGGCCAAATCCCTCTCTCTCTCCACAGGTTTCCCGACTCTGCTTTCGTAGGAAACAACAATGTCTCTCTCCAGACAGTTTCACATTCCAAATCTGCGAAACACCGTGAAACGGCGCTGTTTTGGGTTGTTGTTGCCGCTGCTTCTGTTGCTCTTGCAATGTTCCTTGTTTTTATCTTCGTGTGCTGGTCCAGAAAGAAGAAAGGGGATTCCTTTGCTCGGAAGTTGCTGAAGGGAGATATGTCTCCGGAAAAAGTAGTGTCCAGGGACCTTGATGCgaataataaaatctttttctttgaGGGGTGTAGCTATGCGTTTGATTTGGAGGATTTGTTGAGGGCTTCTGCTGAGGTACTGGGGAAGGGGACGTTTGGTGCTGCATATAAGGCTGCGTTGGAGGATGCTACCACTGTCGTTGTGAAGAGGTTGAAGGAAGTGGCTGCTGGAAAGAAAGACTTTGAGCAACACATGGAGATTGTGGGGAATCTGAAACACGAGAATGTGGTTCAGTTAAAGGGGTATTACTATTCCAAAGATGAGAAACTCATGGTCTATGATTACTACACTCAAGGGAGTCTCTCTACTTTGTTGCATG GCAAAAGAGGAGAGGATAGGGTGCCTTTAGATTGGGAGAGCAGAATGAAAATTGCTTTGGGTGCTGCACGAGGCCTAACTCGGATCCACTGCGAGAATGGGGGGAAGCTTGTGCATGGCAACATCAGATCCTCAAATATCTTTGTGAACACTAAACAATATGGTTGCATATCTGATCTTGGCCTAGCAACCATCATGAGTTCAGTTGCCATACCCATCTCACGCGCCGCTGGTTACAGGGCACCAGAAATCACAGACACTAGAAAAGCAACGCAACCTGGTGATGTTTACAGTTTCGGTGTGGTGTTGCTGGAGATTCTGACTGGGAAATCCCCTGTGTACACCACTGGTGGCGACGAGATTGTGCACTTGGTGAGATGGGTTCATTCGGTTGTGAGAGAGGAGTGGACCGCGGAAGTGTTTGACTTGGAGCTTATCAGATATCCCAACATAGAGGAAGAGATGGTGGAAATGTTACAGATAGCCATGTCTTGCGTGGGGAGGGTTCCGGAACAGAGGCCTAGGATGTCGGAAGTTGtaaaaatgatagaaaatgTGAGGCAGATTGATGTAGCGGTGAATCAGCAACCATCCTCTGAGAACCAAGCCAAATGTGCAACACAAACCCCTTTAACCACTTAG